A window of the Cellvibrio sp. pealriver genome harbors these coding sequences:
- the can gene encoding carbonate dehydratase, with translation MSDLESLFAANVKWATDIKREDPEFFSNLAKQQAPEYLWIGCSDSRVPANQILNLAPGEIFVHRNVANVVIHTDLNCMTVLNYAVEFLKVKHVMVTGHYGCGGVRAALENQKLGLIDYWLRNIRDVYYANKNVLDRLDDQDERVNRLCELNVIQQVDNISRSNIVQNAWARGQELTIHGWIYDIHDGILHKLTPPIDSVEQIPEQYRLY, from the coding sequence CAAACGTAAAATGGGCAACAGACATCAAACGGGAAGACCCCGAGTTTTTTTCCAACCTGGCCAAACAACAAGCCCCGGAATATTTATGGATAGGTTGTTCCGATAGCCGTGTACCTGCCAATCAGATTCTTAACCTCGCTCCCGGTGAAATTTTTGTACACCGCAATGTGGCAAACGTAGTGATCCATACCGATCTGAACTGCATGACAGTATTAAATTACGCCGTAGAATTTTTGAAAGTGAAGCATGTAATGGTCACCGGCCATTATGGTTGCGGGGGTGTCAGGGCAGCACTCGAAAATCAGAAGCTCGGGTTAATTGATTACTGGTTACGCAATATCCGCGATGTGTATTACGCCAACAAAAATGTTCTTGACCGGTTGGATGATCAGGATGAGCGTGTAAACCGCCTGTGCGAACTTAACGTGATCCAACAGGTAGACAATATTTCCCGCAGCAACATTGTGCAAAACGCTTGGGCTCGCGGTCAGGAATTAACGATTCACGGATGGATTTACGACATTCACGATGGCATCTTGCACAAGCTGACTCCGCCTATCGATTCCGTCGAACAAATCCCTGAACAATACCGTTTGTATTAA